ATTATCATACTATTAGATCTACCAATATATTGAGGTGTTGCTAATTTATGACTTGAGTCTCACTAACCCCTTTACTGATACGACTTCATATCCTCGGGCTATTTTCTCGCTTTCATTTCTGAGAGAATAAGGAATTCCAGTGGCAAAAGCTCTCAAAAACCTCAGATCAAACGTATTCTCGGCTGAATTAGCTGTCAGAATAAAATCATTTGTTCCTCAGCGCTAACACTCTTGCTTGACGCTTTGTCCCTCCCTggacctctctctcgctctttctctctctctctccaactggtGGGTGTTTTATGTGGTTTCAACAGGCATTTCCTTTGGGCCAATCTGACAATGCTAATGTTGGACTACACACAGGCTAACTTTTTAAAGTGCTCTGTATGCACTCTGCGCTTTTACAAGTGTGTCCTTTCTCATCTGTTTCTAGAGTGAAACTAGTATTGTGTCCATGCCAACATTACAAGCAGGGGCAAGACAGGGTCAGAAGAGCCTATTTCAAAGCCTCCATAATCACCTTGAAAGATAGCCGGTGTCTTATAAATGTCTGATATGATGGGATACGGTGTGGAGGGGGAAAATGCTTTGTTGTCAGCAAGGAGGGAGAGAACTTGTGTGGCTTCAAAGAAGACAGTTTTTCTCCTGAATTATTTAAGCAATCAACACTCATATACTTCTAAGATTAAAGGAGATTAAAGGAGAGGTTAACAAAGAAGAGTTCACAACTCTCTGATGTACTGGCTACTGTCTATTGTGTCGACTGTCTCCATGTTCAGTTTTGAACCAAGGAGTGGGAAATACAACAACGTACCATTTATATTGTGGCGGGGATTTCTGTACTTTACTTTTCTAGGTAAGTGTAACATGAATTTACAGGCCAATTTGAATTCAAATCGGCCTGGCACTGTATATGAGAGAGCTAAAACAACGCAACCTCATTTCAAACATGTCATATTCCACGAGAAAAAACACCCACGGTTTGAAATAACTCACCAGACAGcaattctgtaaaaaaaaaaaaaaaacaatattgTATTTCATAAAAAtgtacaaaatatatatacatatccaACACAACAGAGTTGCATGGAAGTATACAAAAAAACTTTGATTCCTAATACTCTATGATATCTTATTATCGTCGTCATCATCAAGGACTGGAGAAAAAGTCATTTGACACTGAAAAGGAGGATCCTTTTTCCCTTTTCGATTTTATCCTAATTCATCACCAAGCGTTAATGGCAATGTTATCACCCCCAGAATACGTATCATATCAAGTATTTGCATATTCTTTTGAAATGGTTGCTTAATTCCAGTCACAACTTGTCCCCGACAATGAGACGTCACTGTTCATCTCAATAGTCCAACTCAACCAAACAGACAAATAAGACAATGGCTCATATCGAAGACACTGTATGGAAATAGACCTGACATGACTAAATAGATTAGAAATAGATTTCTTCTGACTCTATTGAATTATTTAATCATTTTTCtcccatattttttttttttttttttgcaatttcACCGACAGAATGTTTTTTAATGAGTTTCAAATAAGATCTGAAAGAAAGAATCAAATCATTTTAGATCAAGTCATTTACACTATTTACATATATACGTGTGTCTTTAAGATCGAAAAATCACAAATCCGTATCATACAGAAGGACTTGGTTGCGTTTCAACGTGAACTGTGTCATATGCTCGTCTTGCATATTCTGCGGCATAGCCAGGCACTTGGTAAACTTGTTTTACTGCAGAACTGCACACTATCTCATGTACAACATTAACAGAATTGTGCTGTGGATTACATTATACTTACTTACTCATCTAAGGCAAAATATGGCTTCTCAATAGATATGAAATCGCCATATTAGCTTCATAATGATACTGTACAGGATAATACAATAAGTAGCACAAACATAGTGGTGTTTCAGCATGAAGTCTTCAGAATCTCAGAGGTTCCTTAGTCTCTGGTGGTCGTCAAAGTTCTCCAATGAGGTGCTTAGTGTTCAATCACATGGTCAGGAGGACCTCTGCAACAACTAGTAGGTCCCCCTCTTGTCATTCATACAGTCAGTTTAAACTCTTGGTGGTAGATATACTATCGTTCATAGAGCTTGGGTCACAATAGGTCATTTCTTTTAACATACGTCCTGGGCCAAATACACCAAGGTAGGTACCCTGGTTTTACCTGTGTCTGCCTTCAGTGTATTTGGGATCGTCCTTATGACATCATGTTGAGGAACTTGTTCTCTTCTGCAAGCGCGGTGAGCAGGGAGCTCATATCGCCGATGGCCATGTTGCTTCCCCCTGCAGGGAGGGGCAGGGAGGGCAGGGTGACAGAGTTCCGGGGGGTGGTGAGTCTGGAGGAGGTCTGGGACAGACTCTGGAGGATACTGGGGCTGATGGTGCCTGACATCAGGCTGGAGTGGTCCCCGTCATCCAGCATGGTGTCAAAGTCAATCTGGGGCTCCTCTGCCCCTGTCCCATTGGACGAGTCCACCGTACTGGAGACCTGGTTGCTTACTCCCGGTGAGGTCATGGCGGTCTCAGTGCTGTCTGAGGGACATTGAAGAACGTCCACTACTGATGATGCCATCATCTGCATGTTGACGTTTCCGTTTGGCTCAAACACGTGTATCTGTCCTGTGTAGTACATAACATTGCTGTCCTTGTTGTTGCCATTGCTGCAGTGATTGCCAATTGAGCTTTGTCGCTGCATTGTCATTGACCCTGAATGCTGTCTGCTTAGAGACTTAGGTTCTGTGGGTGGCCTTGGCTGGAGGAGTATTTGACCTCCATTTTGGATGGGATGCTGAACCTGGGACGCTATATTATACTTCTGTGAGATCATCCGTGAAGAATTCACACCGATATCCTTAAATGTGACTTGAGACAATTGACTCCCCCCTGGCTGTGCCCCCAGCCGGCTGTTCTGCTTCATGTCTACAGTGTGCACCGTCTGTTGTTGTTTACTGTTTTGGCTCAACATACCCAGAGTGCCACCAACTGCCATACTACTACAGGAGGACCGCTGGTTAGCGTTAGCGGTAGCATCGCTAGGACCAAGACCCTGGTTAAACCCATGCCCGAGACTCACTGGTTCATTGAGGTTAGCATTAGCGGGCTGCTGTTGCTGTAGGCTCTGTTGCTGGACACAGCTCAGCCTCGAGTCCGCCTTCTGCAGCTCTATGTATCTCCCCTGCTGGGCTGCATGAGCCAGGTTGTGGATCATCTGTGCAATGTGTTGGTTGGAGTTAAGATTCTGATTCTGGAACGAGACAAAGTTCTGTTTCTGTTGGACCATGGCGAGGTTTGGGTTGCTTCGACCGAACGCCAGCTGTTGACTTGGGTTGTGAAGAGCTTCCACAGTACCTGAGCTGACCTCGTTCCACTGCACCGGCATGGTGCTCGTCTTACTGGGTAAGGAGGGGAAAGATTGCTGCGGATGGCCTGAGCTTAGGGCACAGAAGAGGGGCATGGTTTGTGGTGCAGACGAGGGGTTCATATTCATATTGGTGTCCACCACAGCCATCCTTTGCTGGTGGTAAAACTGCTGTTGCTGCTGGGGGTTAGGGTTTATTGTGTTTCCATGGAAACCACATTGTGCTTGTCGGTTGTACCCGTTGGCACAGTCTGACTCTCCAGCTCCGCCCTGAGAGGTGATGTAGTGAACGACGTCATCCGGAAGTACCATCATCTCCTCCTCACTGTTGTTGCGACTACCGCTCATGTCGCCGGCCATGGTCTCCATGGCCACGTTCTCAGAGATGCTGGGCGGCCGGGGGCAGTAAGGGTATCGCTGCAGACTGCTGTCGGAGCGCGGCTGGTGGCTCTGGGGCGCCAGGTGGCGCCGCTCGGCTGCAGACGGGGCCTGGTTGGGCTGGGAGGCGTGTGGGTGGAGATTCTGCATGTTGCCCGTGCTGTTGTAGCGCTGCACCTGAGGCTGATGGGACAGCGGGTCCAGGGGCGGCGGTCGGGGGACGGGGTCGCTAGCCCGACGGGGAATGTTGGACGGAGCTTCGTGGGGCATCATGCTGCGGCCGTTATAGCCTCCCATATCGCCGCTGCAGCGCCTGGGAACACCACTGGGGGCAATGGGGTTGAAGGAGGAGTAACCAGACGACGAGTCTCCCTGGGAAGCATCCCTGTAGAGGGCCATGCAGGTCTTGAGACTCATCCTCTCCATGTTGGGTAGAGGTGTGGGTGGGGCTCCGCCTGTAGCCGCTGCATATTTAGCCTTGAGGTGGTAGTGCTGGGCAGGGGTGAGGCTGAGGTGACTGGGcagccctccccctcctccactctGGCTGGCGGTGCTGGACCTCcgggacaggtctgtagagatggGGTCGTAGGAGCCGGTGGAACTGATGTTGTGGTGGCGGTGGCCACTGAACGTGGAGGCGTCGCTGGAGCGGCGGCTGTAGTGGCAGGGGGAGATGCCAGAGGAGCGCCGGCTGATGTAGGCAGAGGAGACGGTGCTGGTGGCGCTGTCCCTGCGCTCCATCAGATGGTCCAGCTGGTCCAGGACAGTCACCTTACTGGAACACAGCTCACTGAGGCTGAGGAACGATCCAGGCCCACCATCCATATTTCCTCTCTCCAGAAGGGACCCTGAAGAGAAGAAAAATGGATTTCACACAGGAGAAATATAGTCTGAGTGGTTTTCTGAATGTACTGAATACTCAAAAAGGATAATTATGAGAACACTGGTTACTTCTTTCTTTTTACGGTCACTCACCGCTTACTGGTATGGGCGGTAGCTTGGTGTTCTGGACTGGAGGAGATGGATGATGATTAGCCCACTGGCAGGAGTCCCTCACCGTCTTCAGTTTCTCCTTCTTCAGgtgttctagtctgtggatgtggCTGAGGCCTAGGTGTTGACGGAGGTGGAGGCCCACCCCGACCCCTGCTGTCCCAGACCAGAGGCCAGAGAAGGAGGAGTCCATGAGGGGCCCTGAGGGGTCGTCCAGCCCAGTCAGGTCCCCCATGCTTCCCCCGCTGCTGTGGAGGGCCATCTCTACTCCACTGTCATGGTTGGTGGAACTGCCAAGTGGCGACGGCTCGCTGCTACATGACGACTGACCACCAGGGCTGGACTgatacatctagagagagagagagagagagagagagagagagagagagagagagaggagagggagggaaggagaaagagcgagagagagagagagagagagagagagagagagagagagagagaacatgtttaTAAACTATCTAAAAAGGAAAGGGATCGCCATCTAACGAAGAGAAAGTGGAACAGTGATAACAGAACAACATAAGGAGATGTACAGTGAATCATGCAAGTTCTTTTCTCCACAACTTTAATTGTGAATAACGAGTGTTGGTTGGGGTGGCTACAGATTACAGCTCCCTTAAGACCGTCTGTGAATTAGAAATGGGGGAGATGAAAGGATGCTTGAGTACGTGCTAAGCCAGCACAGAGGGCTATGAATCTATGGCTCTCCGGGTTGTTGGGTTCCCCAGTCCCTCTTTATGGTGTACAGTACGTGGGACTTAAAATTCTGTAATAACTATTATACACATTTTTGGACTGTGCTCCTTACTGGCTGTGGCTTGTCATACAGCAGTAGTGCATGAAATGATGAAAGATATTCTGTATTGAACTGAAGCTCAAACTGAAGCTGTGCTCACCTTAGTAATGTCTGTCCTTAAGGAAAAGTTAAAAGAGAAGAGAAATGGAAAGGAAATGTGCAGAGAGTGTTAAATAGGAAGGATAAAAGTTTGTTCGGTAAGATTTGCATGCCATTGTTAGTAGGGGCTCAGACTGAGAAAGTAGAAGGGCATTATCTGACTGCACAAATCTATAAAGTGGCTTAACCATAGATTGGGAGgcacacattttttatttaacaagtcagttaacaacaaattgttatttacaatgacgtcctaggaacagtgggtcaactgccttgttcaggggcagaacgacagctttttACCATGGCAGCTTgtggattcgatctagcaaccttccggttactggcccaaatctttaaccactaggctacttgccgcccccGTATGGTAAACATAACCGTATGGTAAAACTGTCTGTTTCCTGAATTATACTTCTACTCCAAATGATCTCTCATTGGATGATAGCCTGCAACACCAAATGATCTCTCATTGGATGATAGCCTGCAACACCAAATGATCTCTCATTGGATGATAGCCTGCAACCCCAAATGATCTCTCATTGGATGACACGCTGCAACCCCAAATGATCTCTCATTGGATGATAGCCTGCAACCCCAAATGATCTCTCATTGGATGACACGCTGCAACCCCAATTGATCTCTCATTGGATGATAGACTGCAACACCAGATGATCACTTACCACAGAGTTCTCTGTCTTGATAGACGTGGCCTGGAGGTAGTCCTCCGTACCTCTCGAGGTGCTGTCCATTTTCTCCTCCATGCCCCGGCCTGTCTCGTTCTCTCCATTCTCTTTGGGTGGCATGGGTCTGCTGGGCGGCAGGTCGCTGCGCTGTTTCTTGGTGACGTGGGCCTCTGGTCCGTGGACTGTCTTCACGTGCTTCCTGAGAGAGCTGGGGTCCGTGTAACGCTTCGTACACCCGGGGACTTTACACACG
This genomic window from Oncorhynchus nerka isolate Pitt River linkage group LG2, Oner_Uvic_2.0, whole genome shotgun sequence contains:
- the LOC115133617 gene encoding zinc finger protein GLI2-like: MSRMETSAPTTTEKKGSGLDGNGFTDLPKKLSPSAVTRAPHHVFPTFHTPIPIDMRHHEGRYLYEPHTLHAMHGPGLGGSPVMSDISLIRLSPHAAGTGESPFSPAHPYFNPHMGHYLRSIHSSPTLSMISAARGLSPADLAHEHLKERGLFGLPPPPPGASPAEYYHLMASHRNPYGELLMQGGGAAAAHLPDYITPMDVSRFSSPRLTPRLNRKRALSISPLSDASIDLQTMIRTSPNSLVAYINNSRSSSAASSSYGHLSVGGISPSFTFPHHINPMAYQQLLSQQRGLSVFGHTPPLIQPPPTFSSRQSALGLSSLPPASHNHNNGSQSKNTSGDSAVSSTVNPMITKRSKVKTEVECPRPLSPCSPDHLGGMLDMKEDLDKDECKHEPEMVYETNCHWEGCSKEYDTQEQLVHHINNDHIHGEKKEFVCRWDECSREQKPFKAQYMLVVHMRRHTGEKPHKCTFEGCCKAYSRLENLKTHLRSHTGEKPYVCDHEGCNKAFSNASDRAKHQNRTHSNEKPYVCKVPGCTKRYTDPSSLRKHVKTVHGPEAHVTKKQRSDLPPSRPMPPKENGENETGRGMEEKMDSTSRGTEDYLQATSIKTENSVMYQSSPGGQSSCSSEPSPLGSSTNHDSGVEMALHSSGGSMGDLTGLDDPSGPLMDSSFSGLWSGTAGVGVGLHLRQHLGLSHIHRLEHLKKEKLKTVRDSCQWANHHPSPPVQNTKLPPIPVSGSLLERGNMDGGPGSFLSLSELCSSKVTVLDQLDHLMERRDSATSTVSSAYISRRSSGISPCHYSRRSSDASTFSGHRHHNISSTGSYDPISTDLSRRSSTASQSGGGGGLPSHLSLTPAQHYHLKAKYAAATGGAPPTPLPNMERMSLKTCMALYRDASQGDSSSGYSSFNPIAPSGVPRRCSGDMGGYNGRSMMPHEAPSNIPRRASDPVPRPPPLDPLSHQPQVQRYNSTGNMQNLHPHASQPNQAPSAAERRHLAPQSHQPRSDSSLQRYPYCPRPPSISENVAMETMAGDMSGSRNNSEEEMMVLPDDVVHYITSQGGAGESDCANGYNRQAQCGFHGNTINPNPQQQQQFYHQQRMAVVDTNMNMNPSSAPQTMPLFCALSSGHPQQSFPSLPSKTSTMPVQWNEVSSGTVEALHNPSQQLAFGRSNPNLAMVQQKQNFVSFQNQNLNSNQHIAQMIHNLAHAAQQGRYIELQKADSRLSCVQQQSLQQQQPANANLNEPVSLGHGFNQGLGPSDATANANQRSSCSSMAVGGTLGMLSQNSKQQQTVHTVDMKQNSRLGAQPGGSQLSQVTFKDIGVNSSRMISQKYNIASQVQHPIQNGGQILLQPRPPTEPKSLSRQHSGSMTMQRQSSIGNHCSNGNNKDSNVMYYTGQIHVFEPNGNVNMQMMASSVVDVLQCPSDSTETAMTSPGVSNQVSSTVDSSNGTGAEEPQIDFDTMLDDGDHSSLMSGTISPSILQSLSQTSSRLTTPRNSVTLPSLPLPAGGSNMAIGDMSSLLTALAEENKFLNMMS